From the genome of Duffyella gerundensis, one region includes:
- the flhC gene encoding flagellar transcriptional regulator FlhC, protein MSDKSIVQEARDIQLAMELITLGARLQMLESETQLSRGRLIKLYKELRGSPPPKGMLPFSTDWFMTWEQNIHASIFSNAWQFLLKSGLCSGVDAVIKAYRLYLEQCPQSDEGPLLALTRAWTLVRFVESGMLELSDCKSCHGSFINHAHQPVGSFCCSLCQPPSRAVKRRKLSVESADNISQLLDEQVKHAV, encoded by the coding sequence ATGAGCGACAAAAGTATCGTTCAGGAAGCCCGTGATATTCAGCTGGCGATGGAGCTTATTACCTTAGGCGCACGCCTCCAGATGTTAGAGAGCGAAACGCAGCTCAGCCGTGGTCGTTTGATCAAGCTGTATAAAGAACTGCGTGGCAGCCCACCGCCAAAAGGCATGCTGCCTTTCTCTACCGACTGGTTTATGACCTGGGAACAGAATATTCACGCGTCAATCTTCAGTAACGCCTGGCAGTTCCTGCTGAAAAGCGGCCTGTGCAGCGGCGTGGATGCGGTGATTAAAGCCTACCGTCTTTACCTTGAACAGTGTCCGCAATCGGACGAGGGCCCCCTGTTGGCGCTGACGCGTGCATGGACCCTGGTGCGATTCGTTGAAAGCGGCATGCTGGAGTTATCTGACTGTAAATCATGCCATGGAAGCTTTATTAATCATGCGCATCAGCCGGTCGGTAGCTTCTGCTGCAGCCTGTGCCAGCCGCCATCTCGTGCGGTAAAAAGGCGTAAACTTTCGGTAGAATCTGCCGATAACATTTCACAACTGCTGGATGAACAGGTTAAACACGCCGTTTAA
- the otsA gene encoding alpha,alpha-trehalose-phosphate synthase, protein MSRLVVVSNRIAIPDGSKASAGGLAVGILDALKTTGGLWFGWDGEISAVTEEEDEELGIVEHDGITYASFPLDQNEYDLYYCQFSNTVVWPAFHYRLDLVQFQREAWEGYCDVNEKLARRLQPLIQPDDILWIHDYHLLPFAAALRKLGITNRIGFFLHIPFPTPEIFNALPPHEELLEMLCDYDLLGFQTENDRVAFIDCLTQLTELESTGDKLHHAFGHTFATEVYPIGIEPDSIKEMAEGPLPPKMAAMKRELGDAKNIIACERLDYSKGLPERFLAYEALLENFPEHRGKIRYSQIAPTSRGDVQAYQDIRHQLETEAGRINGKYGTLGWTPLYYLNQHFDRRLLMKIFRLTDVGLVTPLRDGMNLVAKEYVAAQDPDDPGVLVLSRFAGAANELTSALIVNPYDRDEVAAALNTALTMPRTERISRYNDMMAVLRKNDISAWRESFLKDLRAIDARHDATQDDNKVTSLPRLA, encoded by the coding sequence ATGAGTCGTTTAGTGGTCGTATCTAACCGCATCGCTATCCCGGATGGTTCAAAAGCGAGCGCCGGTGGCCTCGCAGTCGGCATACTTGATGCGTTAAAAACTACCGGTGGATTGTGGTTTGGCTGGGATGGCGAAATCAGCGCCGTCACAGAAGAGGAAGATGAAGAGCTGGGCATCGTCGAGCACGATGGCATCACCTATGCCTCTTTCCCTCTTGATCAGAACGAATACGATCTTTACTACTGCCAGTTCTCCAACACGGTAGTCTGGCCCGCCTTCCATTACCGTCTCGATCTGGTGCAGTTCCAGCGCGAAGCCTGGGAAGGTTACTGTGACGTCAATGAAAAGCTGGCTCGCCGCCTGCAGCCGCTGATTCAGCCGGACGATATTCTGTGGATCCACGATTACCATCTGCTGCCGTTTGCTGCCGCGCTGCGCAAGCTGGGCATTACTAACCGCATCGGCTTCTTCCTGCACATTCCTTTCCCGACGCCAGAGATTTTCAACGCGCTGCCGCCGCACGAAGAGCTGCTGGAAATGCTGTGTGACTATGATCTGCTGGGCTTCCAGACCGAAAACGATCGCGTGGCGTTCATTGATTGCCTGACCCAGCTGACTGAGCTGGAAAGCACGGGCGATAAGCTGCATCACGCGTTTGGCCACACCTTCGCGACCGAGGTTTATCCGATTGGCATTGAGCCGGACAGCATCAAAGAGATGGCTGAAGGCCCGCTGCCGCCAAAAATGGCCGCGATGAAGCGCGAGCTGGGCGATGCGAAAAACATTATTGCCTGTGAGCGTCTCGATTATTCCAAAGGCTTGCCGGAACGTTTCCTGGCGTATGAAGCGCTGCTGGAAAACTTCCCGGAACACCGTGGCAAAATCCGCTATTCGCAGATTGCTCCTACGTCGCGTGGCGATGTGCAGGCCTATCAGGACATTCGTCATCAGCTGGAGACGGAAGCGGGGCGTATTAACGGTAAGTACGGCACGCTGGGCTGGACCCCGCTCTATTATCTCAACCAGCACTTCGATCGTCGTCTGCTGATGAAAATCTTCCGCCTGACCGATGTGGGTCTGGTGACGCCGTTACGTGACGGCATGAACCTGGTGGCGAAAGAGTATGTGGCGGCGCAGGACCCGGACGATCCGGGTGTGCTGGTACTGTCGCGCTTTGCCGGTGCGGCGAACGAGCTGACCTCGGCGCTGATCGTTAACCCTTACGATCGCGATGAAGTGGCCGCCGCGCTGAACACAGCGTTGACCATGCCGCGCACCGAACGCATTTCGCGTTACAACGACATGATGGCGGTGCTGCGCAAAAATGACATCAGCGCATGGCGTGAAAGCTTCCTGAAAGATCTGCGTGCGATCGACGCGCGTCATGATGCGACGCAGGATGATAACAAGGTCACCAGCTTGCCCAGGCTGGCCTGA
- a CDS encoding type II toxin-antitoxin system Phd/YefM family antitoxin yields the protein MANLILSDTSASVSELKKNPMATVEAGAGMPVTILNRNQPVFYCVPAHLYEKMLEIIDDQELATLVKARENQPLLDLDLDLD from the coding sequence ATGGCTAATCTTATCCTTAGTGATACCAGCGCGAGTGTCAGCGAGCTGAAAAAAAACCCCATGGCTACCGTTGAAGCCGGTGCCGGCATGCCAGTGACGATTCTTAACCGAAACCAACCCGTATTCTATTGTGTGCCTGCGCATCTGTACGAAAAAATGCTTGAAATCATTGACGATCAGGAGCTGGCAACGCTAGTAAAAGCACGCGAAAATCAGCCTTTGCTTGATCTGGATTTGGATTTGGACTGA
- a CDS encoding S24 family peptidase, which translates to MSSVHLPKGQSEAAHLPWEGADAMPGCLATDIDLNALMVGHPTATYFMRLRGDAMQDRGFSDGDMVVVDRAVPVAHGDIVIAPVAGAFTIRELCTTPVTQLVAHNKKYLPIAIADEQTLQVFGRVTWVVKAIGRH; encoded by the coding sequence CGAAAGGGCAGTCCGAGGCTGCGCATCTACCGTGGGAAGGCGCGGACGCGATGCCGGGCTGTCTGGCAACGGATATCGATCTCAACGCGCTGATGGTCGGCCATCCTACCGCCACCTATTTTATGCGGCTGCGTGGTGATGCCATGCAGGATCGCGGATTCAGCGATGGCGATATGGTGGTGGTCGATCGCGCCGTTCCGGTTGCGCACGGCGATATTGTGATTGCGCCGGTGGCCGGTGCCTTCACCATCAGGGAGCTGTGCACCACGCCGGTGACGCAGCTGGTGGCCCACAATAAAAAGTATCTGCCGATCGCTATCGCTGATGAACAGACGCTGCAGGTGTTTGGGCGAGTGACCTGGGTGGTCAAAGCGATCGGCAGGCACTGA
- the umuC gene encoding translesion error-prone DNA polymerase V subunit UmuC: MFALIDANNFYTTCETVFRPDLTGRPIVVVSNNDGCIISRSAEAKALGLKMGEPYFKIKQQLQRQGVVVFSSNYTLYADMSHRMMTVLSAEGPALEVYSIDEAFMDLTGVSSCLVLETFGHHLRSTVLRHTGLTVGVGIAPTKTLAKLANYAAKKWTKAQGVIDLSCPQRQRKLMALIDIGEVWGVGGRLQKRLQSIGVNKVIDLANCNTAMIRKNFNVVLERTVRELNGESCIALEEAPPPKQQIICSRSFGKRILELEDMQHAVVTYATRAAEKLREQRSNCRHVGVFIATARHGDEPQYANSVSMICEYPTSDTRDIIRLAHRGLAAIWRQGYRYAKAGIMLGDFYQTGIAQLDMFSENQPKPGAEALMFALDKINRSGMGKVWFAGQGTDNPWLMKREMLSPRYTTCLDELLVVK, encoded by the coding sequence ATGTTTGCGCTAATCGATGCGAATAATTTTTATACCACCTGCGAAACGGTATTCAGGCCTGACTTAACGGGAAGGCCCATTGTGGTGGTCTCGAATAACGATGGCTGTATTATTTCGCGCTCCGCGGAAGCCAAAGCGCTGGGCTTAAAAATGGGTGAACCCTATTTTAAAATTAAGCAGCAACTGCAGCGGCAGGGGGTGGTGGTGTTCAGTTCAAACTATACGCTGTATGCCGATATGAGCCATCGCATGATGACCGTGTTAAGCGCCGAAGGCCCCGCGCTGGAGGTCTATTCCATCGATGAGGCCTTTATGGATCTCACCGGCGTCAGCAGCTGCCTGGTGCTGGAGACGTTTGGGCATCATCTGCGCAGCACCGTGTTGCGCCATACCGGACTGACGGTGGGCGTCGGCATCGCGCCCACTAAAACGCTGGCTAAGCTGGCTAACTACGCCGCCAAAAAGTGGACCAAAGCCCAGGGTGTTATTGATCTATCCTGCCCGCAGCGTCAGCGAAAGCTGATGGCACTGATCGATATTGGCGAAGTGTGGGGCGTCGGCGGACGTCTACAAAAGCGTTTACAGTCAATCGGCGTCAATAAAGTTATCGACCTGGCTAACTGCAACACCGCGATGATTCGAAAAAACTTTAACGTGGTGCTCGAACGAACCGTTCGGGAGCTCAATGGCGAATCGTGCATTGCGCTTGAAGAGGCCCCGCCGCCCAAACAACAGATAATCTGCTCAAGAAGCTTTGGAAAACGCATCCTTGAACTGGAGGATATGCAGCATGCGGTGGTCACCTATGCGACACGCGCGGCTGAGAAACTGCGTGAGCAGAGGTCAAACTGTCGACACGTTGGCGTGTTTATCGCCACGGCGCGTCACGGCGATGAGCCGCAATATGCCAATTCGGTATCGATGATCTGTGAATATCCGACCAGTGACACCCGCGACATTATCCGGTTGGCTCATCGCGGCCTTGCGGCCATCTGGCGTCAGGGATATCGCTATGCCAAGGCGGGCATCATGTTGGGTGACTTCTATCAGACGGGCATTGCTCAGCTGGATATGTTCAGTGAAAACCAGCCTAAGCCGGGGGCAGAGGCGTTGATGTTTGCTCTGGATAAGATCAATCGCTCTGGCATGGGTAAAGTATGGTTTGCCGGTCAGGGCACCGATAACCCGTGGCTGATGAAGCGGGAGATGTTGAGCCCGCGCTATACAACCTGTCTTGATGAACTTCTCGTGGTTAAATAA
- the flhD gene encoding flagellar transcriptional regulator FlhD, translated as MGTSELLKHIYDINLSYLLLAQRLINQEKASAMFRLGIDEAMADTLAKLTLPDMVKLAETNQLVCQFRFNDHNLINRLTQESRVDDLQQIHTGILLSSRLLREASAKVTELPKKRAAL; from the coding sequence ATGGGTACATCTGAATTACTCAAGCATATTTACGACATCAACTTGTCTTATTTACTGTTAGCGCAACGTTTAATTAATCAGGAAAAAGCGTCCGCAATGTTTCGCCTGGGTATTGATGAAGCCATGGCTGACACGTTGGCAAAACTGACCCTTCCAGATATGGTGAAATTAGCTGAAACCAATCAGCTGGTGTGTCAGTTCCGCTTTAACGATCACAACCTGATCAACCGCCTGACGCAAGAATCGCGCGTGGATGACTTACAGCAGATCCATACCGGCATCCTGCTCTCCAGCCGTTTGCTGCGTGAAGCATCAGCAAAAGTCACTGAGTTACCAAAGAAAAGGGCAGCATTATGA
- a CDS encoding type II toxin-antitoxin system RelE family toxin yields MGYTIKIREEALKEWNGLDSIIREQFKKKLKKPPENPHIPAARLAGMPDCYKIKLRASGFRLVYQVMDDVLIVAVVAVGKRERSQPYKLASERLR; encoded by the coding sequence ATGGGCTATACAATTAAAATCAGGGAAGAGGCGCTGAAAGAATGGAATGGGCTCGACAGCATCATTCGTGAGCAGTTTAAAAAGAAGCTCAAAAAGCCGCCTGAAAATCCGCACATCCCTGCAGCACGGTTAGCCGGTATGCCAGACTGCTATAAAATCAAGCTCAGGGCATCCGGCTTCAGGTTGGTTTATCAGGTGATGGATGATGTGCTGATTGTCGCCGTGGTCGCGGTAGGTAAACGAGAGCGTAGCCAGCCCTATAAGCTGGCGAGCGAAAGATTACGTTGA